The Oncorhynchus tshawytscha isolate Ot180627B linkage group LG27, Otsh_v2.0, whole genome shotgun sequence genome includes the window ctccagagatgttcagagacttgtcccgaagccacgccTGCgtcatcttggctgtgtgcttagggtcgttgtcctgttggaaggcgaaccgtcaccccagtcggaggtcctgagtactctggagcaggttttcatcaaggctctctctgtactttgctccgttaatctttcctctcaatcctgactagttttctagtccctgctgctgaaaaacctaCCCACAGCATGACGCCGCcacaatgcttcactgtagggatggtgccaggtttcctccagaccttacacttggcattcaggccaaagagttcaatcagacCAGAGACTCTTTTCTCATGGTCTAAAAGTCCTTTAGGCACAGGCTGTCATGGGCCTTTtgctaaggagtggcttccatctggctactccaccatgaaggcctgattggtggaatgctgcagagatgggagaaccttccagaaggacaaccatctccacagaggaactctggagctctgtcagagtgaccgtcaggttcttgatcacctcactgaccaaggcccttctcctccgattgctcagtttggccaggcagccagctctaggaagagtcttggtggttccaaatttcttcaatttaagaatgatggaggctactgtgttctttgggaccttcaatgctgacccttccccagatctgtgccgacacaatcctgtcttagagctctacggacaattccttcgacctcatgtcttgatttttgctctgacacgcactgtcaactgtgggaccttatatagactggtgtgggcatttcaaatcatgtccaatcaattgaatttaccacaggtggactccaatcaagttgtagaaacatctcaaggatgatcaattgtaacaggaagcacctgagctcaattttgagtctcatagcaaaaggtctgaaaacatatttacataaggcatttattttttattattaaaaaatgagcaaacatttctaaaaacctgtccgTCCGGCCCTACCCAGCTGTCTGGCCAATAGCCTACTTTATTGGGATCTCAATTGCTCTATCCCTCATTCATAGCTTGATTACTTGTGTTGCCCATGTTTGAATGGGCAGCGAGCAGAAAATGTatgacaaataaaaacaaatgattCTCACTTGATGTCCAAGATAAGTAATTCCAATTGAGCCAAATGTTGTGGAGATTGTCGCTGTGTAAGATATTTGTTTTAGCCTATAGTCGTTCATTCATAATGACATGATACCTAGCTAGaacatttaatttaatcaattaaAACTTCTGACAGCTGCCAAAATGGCTGACTGAAAAGCTTGACATGCATAATGAGGTTGCAGAACCTAGGCTGTTGATGTACTGTAGGCTTATTTGTGTTAAACTATCGACTGAAAAGTATACATTATAGGATGCATACAAATATTCTAGCACTAATCAAACAGTAAGAAAAAGTAGTAGTAAACATGCAGAGGCAATATGAGATGGTTTTGAATCATGTTAGTTCATTTCCCCCTGggtatagttaatttccccctgGGTATAGTTCATTTCCCTCTGGGTATAGTTCATCACAAGTTAGTAATGAGTGGGGACAATATTCAggataataataaaatataatattgCCTGAAGCACAATGCGGGATGGATTGAGATGGAACTGTTTTGTATCATGagcatatgtaacagtataactttagaccgtcccatCCCATACTcgggcgcaaaccagggaccctctgcacacatcaacagtcacccacgaagcatcgttaaccatggtgacgtcactgattgaaacgctatttagtgcgcaccacagctaactaagctagccgtttcacatccgttacactcaccccccttttgacctcctccttttccgaatgtcaacagcatcaatgtaacagtataactttagaccgtccctcgcccatacccgggagcgaaccagggaccctctgcatacatcaacaacagtcacccacgaagcatcgttacccaaaAGCCGCaggccttgcagagcaaggggaaccactacttcaaggtctcagagcaagtgacgtcaccgattgaaacactatttagcgcgcaccaccgctaactaagctaccgtttcacatccgttacacagagTATGAGAGTTGCTACAAAATGTAGACGACTCATTTTCATGAAGAATGGTGCAATTGAAAGTGCCTTGAAACACCTGTTTCCATTTCTGCAGTTTCCCCAAAAATGGTAGCCCCGCCTTCATCTGTCTGGATTTCCCTCCCCCATCACACTTCCTGCTTTGTTTGAGAGGGAGCGAATTGACGGACTGAATAGGCTAGCTGTGGAGTTTAGAACATACGAATGTGGGCAGGGAAGTTTAGCACATACTAAGAATGTGCTGGTTTTGAGTGGTTGTGATTCACTCCCAATCAGTGACAACAGACAGGATAAGGAGACAGGTCAAGTTAGGTTGTTAAATTACTGTGCAAGTTAGCATTTGCTGATTCAATTTAGCACTTAGCAAGTTCTGGTCACTACAGGATCCTGTTATGAAACTGGATGTAAAGGGTGAGTGACCTCACGTGTTTAACATTGAGTTACTGCATTAAGATATACTTTAAATCTTAGTCTAAACTTCACTGAATGGATCATTTTATGTAAATGGCGAGGCCATTGAAAGGCATCTACATAACTTACTGATGTAGCAATTGTAGGTCCGTTAACGCAGCATTTTGACGGAATTAAATTTACATAACTTACTTAGTCCTTCTACTGCTTGAGTGCCTTGCCACAGTCCGTGCCCTGTCCCATGAGACCAATCTACTCCAGCACAGCTACCACTGTCCGTCAATGTGTCCAAGCCATCAGATCCTGCACATCTTGACTTAAAGGGCAATGTTCCTACGGCCAGTCTTCTTATACATGTGCTATTAGAGATCTCATTTTGTCAGTGCAAAACAAATCATTGTGTGTAATATACCACTTCATAATTGAAATATCACAATATTCAACTTAATTGTTTGAGGCACAGGAGTGTGTCATGATttctgggctggaacaaaagcctgtgtACTCCATGGCCCTCTTAAGTAATGTCAGGATGGATGATTTAGCCAGCTAACTGAGAAAGATTGACTTGAAATGTAAATGGTACTGACTCAATATTCTCAATAATCCATCATTTACTTGAGCTTTTTTAATAAACCAGAAAACAAACCACTATATCTGAAAGTTTGTTAGTTACCTGGCTAATATTGATTCTGCTTTGTGACAAACACTGTAAGACTAGTTTGGCCACGCCTTCCTTCACTTAGCCAACACCTGGTGTGACGAATCAACAGTAATCAATTAGTGAAATTAAATTCAGGTGTGCAGTTTGATAGTCTCAATCTCGTACTTAGTCTAGCCATTGATACTTAGTCTGAGTGTCCACAGGTGCATTTAATTGCTGCCTTTCACAGGCGCATTTAATTCCCTCCTTTCACAAGGTAAGTTAACTGGGCTAAATAGAATTTCATCCAACTGCAAAGGGAATCCTCCATGAATGTGATCATAGGGGAATTACCCCATACCCTTGGGTTTGACAAGTCAATTCAGGCCCATACTGTCAGAGGGGGGCACATGGAGTGAATCTCTGAATCCCAGAactaatcataataataattgtatCAAATGCTCAGTTAGGTTCTGGGGGGGAATTTTCAGAAaaaaatattagagacagtaaaGTCTCCACCTTCCTAAACTTTACATGGAGCAAATGCATCGCATTACATTTCCAGCTGCAGGTAGTACTGGATTTATGATGAGGCAGTTTAAGGAATGACATTCCATGAGGGCAACAACTTGAAAATGTAATCTTTGAAAAAGTGTACTAATGTCATTACAGATTCTTCCAACTCAATGGGGTTTATTTTATTGCTTTAAAAAACAAACTTACTGGCTCTAAGAGCTGTCCTAAATTTGTCAAGATGACATGGCTAAGATGGCATGGCACTATGCAAGGTTATTTTGATTGATTTTGTTTTCATTCCTATTTTCATTCCTATTTTGATGAGGTAGTGGTAAGTATATGCAGAACTTACCACTTAGTTGGCTATAGCCTGGAAACCTGATGTTTTATTTAATGGAAATCTACGTTGGGCATAAATTAGTGTTTGGATCAGGAAAGTTTCCTCTCACGAcctctacaagccagaatgttgaataaaattgtAGTTTAACTTTACTGGTGGTCCATGTGGTTGGTCTGTTTGCAGGTAGGAATGAGACAATATCTACAGGAAAGTATAGTTTAATCTACTTTTCAAAGTGCTGGCAGAATGTTCAGATTTGTCACCTGAAGCATGCACAGAACCATGTAAGCATGAGCCTGGCAAGTATGCATGCATACATGTATTTTCATCTTGTGTGCGTGCTTCAATGAAATTCAACGTCAGGTTTCCAGGCTGTTGGCTATTGCAAGTGAAGGGTAGGGTTCTTGTATCCTTCCTTCTCTCGCCTGCAGGCTTGGAGAAACTAACAGCCTCTGTGAATGCTGCAAGGTGACATGAAAGGTCAAAAGCGGCAAGGGAGGAGCACCCTTCTCAAATGGAACAGTAATCTGGGCTTCATGCTGACAACAGCGCTCATGCTGAATGCTGCTAGGTGACATGAAAGGTCAAAAGCGGTGTGGGAGGAGCACCCTTCTCAAATGGAACAGTAGTCTGGGCTGCATGCTCATGCTGTCAACATAGCAGCATGGTGCATCGTTCAGAAACATCTTTTGCATGGAACGTCATAATTTTCAAACTAGctttcattgggaaggcagatatatatatttgcatgtgaaaacagaatcctactcattacttCACTTACTtaacccaatttttttttttttttttttttgagccaCCGTTGGGCAGAGCAGGACACCTGGCTCACGCCCAGGAGGCAGCCCCGTTTCAAAACAAATGCAATCGCTTTTCACCCGGTGCAGAAACCTCCCACCAGGCCCTGAAACCCGTCACTGAATCAATCACCTGCTTGAGTTGCCTGGCAGGCTTTGCACTCTACCAATCAGAGTTGACAGGGTGTAAAGAGGAGGAGGTGCAGCTGCATGATTGTAGGTGTGTCCTATCTTGGACTTCAACAATAGTGTGTACGGGAAAGTCAGTGCTCCCACTTCTATTTGAATTTAATACACTTCATTAATGAAGAGATGAATGAGTATGTTTGTTTTTAATTTGCATGAATCAAAGGCAAATGCAAATAAGTAGagtaaaacaaaaacagaattgTACATGATTGACATTCTTTTGCTTGTTCTTCTCCACCACCATTCAGGTCAAGCATGGATGTTGCTGTCGCAGAGGAACCCCTGAGGAAAATCTTCAGAGCAAAAAAGACTATGAAAGTCAGCGATCGACAGCAACTGGAATCgcttcacaccactctctcctctccatgttcTTTGCCATCCCCACCTCAGCCAGTAATGGTAAATGGGAAGCACTGTGAAGATGTGTCTATGGAAGTAGATAAAGAAATACATGGAACTACACATTCCACCACTCATGCCCCTTCCTCCCTGACGGCCACATCCCTAACCACTGAGACCTCTGAGGAACCAACAGCCTCTGAATTACTGGTTTCTTCATCACAGAACATACACTTTGATGTAGAAGATGttcaggaagaaggagagggggacaagGAGTCTACATTACCCAGCCTTGAGGTAGAAGACAAAATGAATGGACTGGGAAAGGTGGATAAAAATTCCAAGGAGGATGTTATTGTTTCCTCTCCTGTGAGTTCAGAGAAAGCAGTAGCAGTAAGAGAGTGTGAGGTTGATGGTATGGAAGTAGACCTGGTACCAGGTACCACTCCGGACACAGTGCCCATATTGAACCCTgctgcctccctcctcctgtcctccaacACGGCTGTAGagtctgtctcttccccttcactcTCCCCGTCATACACGGCAGAGTCAGACCAGGAGGTCAGGCCTGGGTTCCTGGTGCTTAGTGAAGATGATGATGTCCAGGATgagagtgatgaagaggaggaacagagggaaagtGAAGGAAAGGTAGAAAAAGTTGAGGTTAACATGGAGAAGCCAGAACAATTTGAAAGTGGTGCTCCAGTTGACTGTCCGTCCCCTTCTTCACCAACGCCCCTTCAGATTGATGAAGGTAATTCTATAGTCTTTTCCATTCCCAACTGAAGCACCAAAGTGATTATGTCAAGTTTAGTTCATATGTTAGCTAGGTTGCAGGAATTGGTCatatttctgacttcaactggcCTGTTGGCTAGcggagatttttttttttcaagatgTTAGCTTCGATAATAGCGGTGTTTTGATATTATAATGTTTTGTGTTCTCTCTAAACAAGAAGAGGAGGGTGTTGCTCTACAGAAGAAACGATCCTTGTCTGGAGACTCGGAGGATGTTGGTCAAAAGCAGGGAGAAAGAGACTTGGAAGTGGTGGAGAGGCATCATAAGAGGCCCAGAGTAGACTGTGAGGAGGTGGAGGCTCATGTGGAGCTGAAGATCAGTGGGAGCGCAGAAAGGCAACACAAGCTAAAGAAGGTTTGTCCTcaattgagatgttttatttatttaaagaaacCATGTCTCAGTTCCCAAGTTGTAGTCATGTATCCTGAGCTGCATGGCATATTTTTGACTTTTATTTTATTGGTGCTACCTtcttgtgttatttatttaaaaaatctccATTGGACTGGTTTTaaggttaaacaaataaaataacctTCCATCTTTTTTCCTCACTTGCCCATTAAAATCCCTGTCCTCTGTAGGTGGTGCAGCAGCTTGTTGAGGAGCAGTTGTGTGTTCTGCAGCTCACACTATTTGACAAGAGTCTTCAGGGGCTCAGAGACAGACTGGACAAAATAGAAAAACACCCGAGTGCACTCAAGAGCTTGCAGGTCAGTTGTCAGAAGATGAGAAATAAAACACAAACAGGGTAATCTAGGATAAAAACATTGGAATGTATTGCCCATTAGACAAGCAAATCCATGCTCCACGTGTGCCCTTTCAGGCAAAGATTGGCCGACTTTCTAAGAAAGTTGGAACTGCCATCCAGGCCAGGGAGAATGCCAAGCCTCCAGAGGTGAGTGAAAATGGAGGCAATTGATCTTTCAATGATGACTGTGATTTCAGAGAGATCTTTTTGAAAGATTGATGGTACCATTGGAACTCTATACAAAGTGCTCTTCCCTATATTCATCAGGTACTGTTGCCACCTACCTCTACTTCTGCCACAGCAACCACCCAAGCAGGATCAGGAATTCTCAGCCTGAGGTAAGTCAATGATTTGAAGTGTAGCAGCGTGTCCCAATTAATCATAGGGAAAAAACATTTCACCAGAGGGTAACCCAAAGAAATAGGTGCATTGACAACGAAGATTAAATTTGTCATTGAGTTATTTGGGATAAAAGCAATTGATTGGATGCACAGTGATGtcatactgtatctctcagcatCCACTTATGTTTACCATCATTCTCCACTGAGCAGCCTTTTGATCAGCTTCCTGAATCCTCTGCCTGTaatcatttcctctcctccttgtAAACAGAACAATGGGGAACAACATACCGGATCCAAAGCCTAATGATCAGAGCAGTCAAACCCCTACTCCTGTACGTACTGATCAGGGCTGTCAAACCCCTAGTCCTGTACCCACAGGTGAGCAGGAGGGAGTTTTCTCTTCATCTTAATCTGTGTGTTTTCTTTAACCAACTAATAATATCATTGTATACAGTCTCTTcctttaacattttttttgtctCAATTTCTTTCTCCTCCACAAGCCCCCTTGCTACCTTCCCCCTCTTCCACAGCCTCAGCCGGATCTCAACCCACATCCCAAACCTTGATGCTGAGCACCTGTGTTACCCCAGCACCCGGCCCGTCCGCCTTCCCTCTCCAGTCATTCCTCATACAGCTGCCTGGTGGAGGGACAGCCATCCTTACCAACCCAACCAACTCCCAGCTAATCCCAGTGTGCGCACTTCCCGCCATGACGAGTTCCACTGCGACACCCACCACTGCCTTCCTCCTGCAGAGGACTACTCCCTACACCCCTGCTGCTCCCAAGCCCCCCTCTGCTTCTGCCCTCTTATCTCATTTCGCTGCCACACCCACAACCACGACTACACCCACTGACTCACCAGCTGCCACAACgtcccacataaccacacccatAGCCATGCCCAGGGCCACAACCATAACCACAACAACACCCTGGGCCATACCTATGGCCACACATGCAACCACACCCTGGGCCACAACCATAACCACACCCAGGGCCACAACCACAACCATAACCACACCCAGGGCCACAACCACAACCATAACCACACCCAGGGCCACAACCATAACCACACCCACACGCAGGGCCACAACCATAACCACACCCAGGGCCACACCCAATATCTCCCACCCTGGAGCCACTGGGACAGTCGGCAGGCCCAgctccagtgtgtctgtctccgtctgtgaGTCCATTCGGCTTGTGTCTATGGCGAACTCCACTTCATCCTTACCAAGATTCTCAATGCCAGCCACCACAGGCACTCAACCCTCTGTGCGACCAGCTGCCTCTGTGCATCCAGCTGCCCCAGCACAACTAGCTTCCCCTGTACCACAGGTGCCTGCAAAAACAGGTTAGCTTACACCTCAGAAGTTTGGCTTGTTATCTTGGAAGAGTAAATGTAAGTAGTTTGTTTTGCCCAGATTCTCAGTGTCATTCTGAGAAGCTGTGTTTTCCTACACTCTCCTATGTAGGTAGTGAATCTACAAATACTCCTTCAGACTCCACGCAGGCATCTCACCCTGCCAAATCAGAAGCATTCATAGAcctgacagaggaggaggaggaggatgatgatgacgatgttCTAGGTAAGATTGAtattcctttccctccctcttccttttGGTGAGCAGTATTTTATGATATTATAGAGGCCAGAAGTGCAGTGAGTTGTACATCTCCTGAAGTTGTCCCCATGTGTTGTGTGCAGTTACTGGAGTGCTGAAGGCTCCGGTGGCTTTGAAGGCCTCACCCTCGCCTTCAACAGCGGGTCAGCGAACAACAGCCACCTCCACTTCAGTCGGCACACAGGCCGGTATGTGGTGTCTTGTGCCAACACTGTCTGTGGTTATGTTGACAGAATACCCAGATTGTTTTTCTCTTTATTTATTGTTTCAGTGAGGTCATCTCTTGGTCAGACTTCAGCTGTTGGATCTCCGCATGCTGTTTATCATCGCCCCCTGCAGGTGAGACTACCAAATATTCGAAAGCCGAGCAACCGTCTTTCAATACATGGGCTGCGTTTTAAACTTAGAAAAGACACACCCTCCTCCACTTACCCTTGCCTTATGCAATTGGGGGAATCCCCGTGGCCATCTTTGTTgtcggtccaaatgattagccaagcaagagAAGTTGGCAACggaagcccctcagccctcgtttttgaTCGCGTTTGCAAGTGTACAATTtaagaggtcgactgattaatcggaatggacgatttTAATTAGGGACAATTTCAAGTTTTCGTAACAATCGATAATCAGCATTTTTAGACCGATTATGGCCGAtaacattgcactccacaaggagactgcgtggcaggctgactacctgttatgcgagtgcagcaaggagccaaggtaaggtgctagctagcattaaacttctcttatataaaaaacaatcttaacatgatcactagttaactacacatggttggcgattattactagtttatctagcttgtcctgcgttgcatataatcgatgcggtgcctgttaatttatcattgaatcatagcctacttcgccaaatgggtgatttaacaagcgcattcgcaaaaaaagcactgtcgttgcaccaatgtgtacctaaccataaacatcaatgcctttcttaaaatcaatacacaatatatttttaaacctgcatatttggttaatattgcctgctaacatgaatttattttatctagggaaattgtgtaacttctcttgcgttctgtgcaacagagtccgggtatatgcagcagtttgggccgcctggctcattgcgaacagtgtgaagaccatttcttcctaacaaagaccgtaattaatttgccagaattgtacataattatgacataacattggaggttgtgcaatgtaacagaaatatttggacttagggatgccacctgttagataaaatatggaacggttccgtgtTTATctaaaataataaacgttttgttttcgaaatgattatttccggatttgaccatattaatgacctacggctcgtatttctgtgtattataattaagtctatgatttgatagagcagtctgactgagtgttggtaggcagcagcaggctcgtaagcattcattcaaaccgcactttcctgcatttgccagcaactcttcgctgtgcttcaagcattacgctgtgtatgacttcaagcctatcaactcccgaaattagtctggcaatactaaagtacctattagaacatccaatagtcaaaggtatatgaaatacaaacggtatagagagaaatagtcccatAATAACTACAGCCTAAAACATCATACCcaggaatattgaagactcatgttaaagggaaccaccagctttcatatgttctgagcaaggaacttaaacgttagcttttttacatggcacatattgcacttttactttcttctctaacactttgtttttgcattatttaaaccaaattgaatatgtttcattatttatttgagactaaattgattttattgatatattaagttaaaataagtgttcattcagtattgttgtaattgtcattatttgatatatatatatatatatatataagtggggcaaaacagtatttagtcagccaccaattgtgcaagttctcctactttaaaaagatgagaggcctgtaattttcatcataggtacacttcaactatgacagacaaaatgagaaaaaaaaatccagaaaatcacatcgttcgattttgaaagaatgtttgcaaattatggtggaaaataagtatttggtcacctacaaacaagcaagatttctggctctcacagacctgtaacttcttctttaagaggctcctctgtcctccactcgctacctgtattaatggcacctgtttgaacttgttatcagtataaaagacacctgtccacaacctcaaacagtcacactccaaactccactatggccaagaccaaagagctgtcaaaggacaccagaaacaaaattgtaaacCTGCACCATGCTGGgcagactgaatctgcaataggtaagcagcttggtttgaagaaatcaactgtgggagcaattattaggaaatggaagacatacaagaccactgataatctccctcgatctggggctccactcaagatctcaccccgtggggtcaaaatgatcacaagaatggtgagcaaaaatcccagaaccacacggggggacctagtgaatgacctgcagagagctgggaccaaagtaacaaagtctaccatcagtaacacactatgccgccaaggactcaaatcctgcagtgccagacgtgtccccctgcttaagccagtacatgtccaggcccgtctgaagtttgctagagagcatttggatgatccagaagaagattgggagaatgtcatatggtcagatgaaaccaaaatataactttttggtaaactcaacttgtcgtgtttggaggacaaagaatgctgagttgcatccaaagaacaccatacttactgtgaagcatgggggtggaaacatcatgctttggggctgtttttctgcaaagggaccaggacaactcatccgtgtaaaggaaagaatgaatggggccatgtatcgtgagattttgagtaaaaacctccttccatcagcaagggcattgaagatgaaacgtggctgggtctttcagcatgacaatggtccCAAACAcgccgcccgggcaacgaagtaggggattcgtaagaagcatttcaaggtcctggagtggcctagccagtctccagatctcaaccccatagaaaatctttggagggagttgaaagtctgtgttgcccagcaatagccccaaaacatcactgctctagtggagatctgcatggaggaatgggccaaaataccagcaacattgtgtgaagacttacagaaaacatttgacctctgtcattgccagcaaaggctatataacaaagtattgagaaacttttgttattgaccaaatacttattttctaccataatttgcaaataaattcattaaaaatcctacaatgtgattttctggattttttttttccccctcattttgtctgtcattagttgaagtgtacctatgatgaaaattacaggcctcgtctttttaagtgggagaacttgcacaattggaggctgactaaatacttttttgccccactgtatgtatgtatgtatatgtatgtatgtatgtatgtatatatatatatatatatatatatatatatataagggaacacttaaacaacacaatgtaactccaagtcaatcacacttctgtggaATCAAAccgtccacttaggaagcaacactgattgacaataaatttcacatgctgttgtccAGATGatatagacaacaggtggaaattataggcaattagcaagacgcCCCCAataaggagtggttctgcaggtggggaccacagaccacttctcagttcctatgcttcctggctgatgttttggtcacttttgaatgctggcagtgctttcactctagtggtagcatgagacagtctacaacccacacacgtggctcaggtagtgcagctcatccaggatggcacatcaatgcgagctgtggcaagaaggtttgctgtgtctgtcagcgtagtgtccagagcatggaggcgctaccaggagacaggccagtaca containing:
- the LOC112226183 gene encoding activating transcription factor 7-interacting protein 1 isoform X3 produces the protein MDVAVAEEPLRKIFRAKKTMKVSDRQQLESLHTTLSSPCSLPSPPQPVMVNGKHCEDVSMEVDKEIHGTTHSTTHAPSSLTATSLTTETSEEPTASELLVSSSQNIHFDVEDVQEEGEGDKESTLPSLEVEDKMNGLGKVDKNSKEDVIVSSPVSSEKAVAVRECEVDGMEVDLVPGTTPDTVPILNPAASLLLSSNTAVESVSSPSLSPSYTAESDQEVRPGFLVLSEDDDVQDESDEEEEQRESEGKVEKVEVNMEKPEQFESGAPVDCPSPSSPTPLQIDEEEEGVALQKKRSLSGDSEDVGQKQGERDLEVVERHHKRPRVDCEEVEAHVELKISGSAERQHKLKKVVQQLVEEQLCVLQLTLFDKSLQGLRDRLDKIEKHPSALKSLQAKIGRLSKKVGTAIQARENAKPPEVLLPPTSTSATATTQAGSGILSLRTMGNNIPDPKPNDQSSQTPTPVRTDQGCQTPSPVPTAPLLPSPSSTASAGSQPTSQTLMLSTCVTPAPGPSAFPLQSFLIQLPGGGTAILTNPTNSQLIPVCALPAMTSSTATPTTAFLLQRTTPYTPAAPKPPSASALLSHFAATPTTTTTPTDSPAATTSHITTPIAMPRATTITTTTPWAIPMATHATTPWATTITTPRATTTTITTPRATTTTITTPRATTITTPTRRATTITTPRATPNISHPGATGTVGRPSSSVSVSVCESIRLVSMANSTSSLPRFSMPATTGTQPSVRPAASVHPAAPAQLASPVPQVPAKTGSESTNTPSDSTQASHPAKSEAFIDLTEEEEEDDDDDVLVTGVLKAPVALKASPSPSTAGQRTTATSTSVGTQAVRSSLGQTSAVGSPHAVYHRPLQGSPSESIASPTTTSSSSIPCPQPSPLPPLPVPPQTISLPLEAASTSPPQQPLLKITRVPSQNDGIVLSWSVIEVDRSCAAVDSYHLYAYHQDHSGPSTHPLLWKKIGEVKALALPMACTLTQFVSGSKYYFAVRARDVFGRFGPFCEPQCTDVLTSPSPKAPI